The Indicator indicator isolate 239-I01 chromosome 30, UM_Iind_1.1, whole genome shotgun sequence genome has a window encoding:
- the MRM3 gene encoding rRNA methyltransferase 3, mitochondrial, whose translation MAALGRMAPKFGSSLLWPSGIREAEVGRRGVRALRRSPVRVLPPQKERRATAAEEQKSPREPPPPPQPAVERSAAGLGLWYEKASPGDKRLGKVVTIAKSKKFRDHHGKVLLEGHRLIRDALEAGAVPQTLFFSTVGHLKELPEAELKRASLVKVKFEDIKNWSDLITPQGLIGIFSKPDHAKMSYPDAQLANSLPLLLICDNIRDPGNLGTILRSAAGAGCEKVLLTKGCVDPWEPKVLRAGMGAHFRLPIIADLDWESVPSNLPPTIQVCVADNKDPGARAETMSMPMGSSKAGPAPLRSKPKAAPEHEDEEGAAGVCVPELAVQYYYESWTQAPVAVVIGGETYGLSPDALQLAASTGGKRLVIPMVPGMDSLNSAMAAAIVLFEGKRQLLQRHKQQEDERQTFPVVG comes from the exons ATGGCAGCGCTGGGGAGGATGGCGCCCAAGTTTGGCTCCTCGTTACTATGGCCCAGCGGTATAAGAGAGGCGGAGGTGGGACGGCGAGGGGTGCGGGCATTGCGGCGGAGCCCCGTGAGAGTGTTGCCGCCGCAGAAAGAGCGGAGAGCAACAGCGGCGGAGGAGCAGAAGAGCCCCCGAGAGCCGCCCCCTCCGCCACAGCCAGCGGTGGAGCGGAGCGCGGCCGGGCTGGGGCTGTGGTACGAGAAGGCGTCGCCCGGTGACAAGAGACTGGG AAAAGTGGTGACTATTGCCAAGTCGAAGAAATTTAGGGATCATCATGGGAAGGTTCTGCTGGAAGGTCATCGCCTGATCAGGGATGCCCtggaagcaggagctgtgcctcAGACACTCTTCTTCAGCACTGTGGGGCACCTGAAGGAGCTGCCTGAGGCAGAGCTAAAACGAGCCAGCTTAGTCAAGGTGAAATTTGAGGACATTAAGAACTGGTCTGACCTCATAACTCCTCAAGGGCTTATAG GGATCTTTTCCAAGCCTGACCATGCCAAGATGTCTTACCCTGATGCTCAGCTGGCTAACTCCTTACCACTGCTCCTCATCTGTGACAATATCCGAGATCCAGGAAACCTGGGGACTATTCTGAGATCTgcggcaggagcaggctgtgagaAAGTGCTGCTCACCAAAG GCTGTGTGGATCCATGGGAGCCAAAGGTGCTCCGAGCAGGCATGGGGGCTCACTTCCGTCTGCCCATCATCGCTGACCTGGACTGGGAATCTGTTCCCAGCAACCTTCCTCCTACCATCCAGGTCTGTGTGGCTGACAATAAAGACCCAGGCGCTCGGGCTGAGACCATGTCCATGCCGATGGGATCTTCCAAGGCTGGCCCTGCTCCTCTGAGATCCAAACCCAAGGCTGCTCCTGAGCATGAGGATGAAGAGGGAGCAGCAGGTGTCTGCgttccagagctggctgtgcagTATTACTACgagagctggacacaggctCCGGTGGCAGTGGTGATCGGAGGAGAAACCTACGGCCTGAGTCCAGACGCACTTCAactggcagccagcacaggaggGAAGAGATTGGTCATTCCCATGGTGCCAGGCATGGACAGCTTGAACTCTGCTATGGCTGCTGCCATCGTGTTGTTTGAAGGGAAGAGACAGTTGCTGCAGAGGCACAAGCAGCAGGAAGATGAGAGGCAGACATTCCCTGTAGTGGGCTGA